One Eriocheir sinensis breed Jianghai 21 unplaced genomic scaffold, ASM2467909v1 Scaffold111, whole genome shotgun sequence genomic window carries:
- the LOC126989249 gene encoding uncharacterized protein LOC126989249 isoform X3: MWYWCAGYPFTGSLVTYTPRSFSASVVDSGVFPMWYWCAGYPFTGSLVTYTPRSFSASVVDSGVFPMWYWCAGYPFTGSLVTYTPRSFSASVVDSGVFPMWYWCAGYPFTGSLVTYTPRSFSASVVDSGVFPMWYWCAGYPFTGSLVTYTPRSFSASVVDSGVFPMWYWCAGYPFTGSLVTYTPRSFSASVVDSGVFPMWYWCAGYPFTGSLVTYTPRSLSAPVVDSGVLPMWYWCAGYPFTGSLVTYTPRSLSAPVVDSGVLPMWYWCAGYPLPRCKTLDFPSLNCSRHFLIHCCSLEMLSCRKSAVKELSI, from the exons atgtggtattggtgtgctggatatcccttcactggtagcctggtaacatacactcccaggtctttctctgcctctgtggtggatagtggagtgtttcccatgtggtattggtgtgctggatatcccttcactggtagcctggtaacatacactcccag gtctttctctgcctctgtggtggatagtggagtgtttcccatgtggtattggtgtgctggttatcccttcactggtagcctggtaacatacactcccaggtctttctctgcctctgtggtggatagtggagtgtttcccatgtggtattggtgtgctggatatcccttcactggtagcctggtaacatacactcccaggtctttctctgcctctgtggtggatagtggagtgtttcccatgtggtattggtgtgctggatatcccttcactggtagcctggtaacatacactcccaggtctttctctgcctctgtggtggatagtggagtgtttcccatgtggtattggtgtgctggatatcccttcactggtagcctggtaacatacactcccaggtctttctctgcctctgtggtggatagtggagtgtttcccatgtggtattggtgtgctggatatcccttcactggtagcctggtaacatacactcccaggtctttgtctgcccctgtggtggatagtggagtgcttcccatgtggtattggtgtgctggatatcccttcactggtagcctggtaacatacactcccaggtctttgtctgcccctgtggtggatagtggagtgcttcccatgtggtattggtgtgctgggtatcccctcccaaggtgcaagacattagattttccttcattgaattgtagcagacactttttgatccattgctGTAGCTTGGAAATgttgtcttgtaggaaatctgcagtcaaggagtTGAGTATATAG
- the LOC126989249 gene encoding uncharacterized protein LOC126989249 isoform X1, producing MWYWCAGYPFTGSLVTYTPRSFSASVVDSGVFPMWYWCAGYPFTGSLVTYTPRSFSASVVDSGVFPMWYWCAGYPFTGSLVTYTPRSFSASVVDSGVFPMWYWCAGYPFTGSLVTYTPRSFSVVDSGVFPMWYWCAGYPFTGSLVTYTPRSFSVVDSGVFPMWYWCAGYPFTGSLVTYTPRSFSASVVDSGVFPMWYWCAGYPFTGSLVTYTPRSFSASVVDSGVFPMWYWCAGYPFTGSLVTYTPRSFSASVVDSGVFPMWYWCAGYPFTGSLVTYTPRSFSASVVDSGVFPMWYWCAGYPFTGSLVTYTPRSFSASVVDSGVFPMWYWCAGYPFTGSLVTYTPRSFSASVVDSGVFPMWYWCAGYPFTGSLVTYTPRSLSAPVVDSGVLPMWYWCAGYPFTGSLVTYTPRSLSAPVVDSGVLPMWYWCAGYPLPRCKTLDFPSLNCSRHFLIHCCSLEMLSCRKSAVKELSI from the exons atgtggtattggtgtgctggatatcccttcactggtagcctggtaacatacactcccaggtctttctctgcctctgtggtggatagtggagtgtttcccatgtggtattggtgtgctggatatcccttcactggtagcctggtaacatacactcccag gtctttctctgcctctgtggtggatagtggagtgtttcccatgtggtattggtgtgctggatatcccttcactggtagcctggtaacatacactcccaggtctttctctgcctctgtggtggatagtggagtgtttcccatgtggtattggtgtgctggatatcccttcactggtagcctggtaacatacactcccaggtctttctctgtggtggatagtggagtgtttcccatgtggtattggtgtgctggatatcccttcactggtagcctggtaacatacactcccaggtctttctctgtggtggatagtggagtgtttcccatgtggtattggtgtgctggatatcccttcactggtagcctggtaacatacactcccaggtctttctctgcctctgtggtggatagtggagtgtttcccatgtggtattggtgtgctggttatcccttcactggtagcctggtaacatacactcccaggtctttctctgcctctgtggtggatagtggagtgtttcccatgtggtattggtgtgctggttatcccttcactggtagcctggtaacatacactcccaggtctttctctgcctctgtggtggatagtggagtgtttcccatgtggtattggtgtgctggatatcccttcactggtagcctggtaacatacactcccaggtctttctctgcctctgtggtggatagtggagtgtttcccatgtggtattggtgtgctggatatcccttcactggtagcctggtaacatacactcccaggtctttctctgcctctgtggtggatagtggagtgtttcccatgtggtattggtgtgctggatatcccttcactggtagcctggtaacatacactcccaggtctttctctgcctctgtggtggatagtggagtgtttcccatgtggtattggtgtgctggatatcccttcactggtagcctggtaacatacactcccaggtctttgtctgcccctgtggtggatagtggagtgcttcccatgtggtattggtgtgctggatatcccttcactggtagcctggtaacatacactcccaggtctttgtctgcccctgtggtggatagtggagtgcttcccatgtggtattggtgtgctgggtatcccctcccaaggtgcaagacattagattttccttcattgaattgtagcagacactttttgatccattgctGTAGCTTGGAAATgttgtcttgtaggaaatctgcagtcaaggagtTGAGTATATAG
- the LOC126989249 gene encoding uncharacterized protein LOC126989249 isoform X2, which produces MWYWCAGYPFTGSLVTYTPRSFSASVVDSGVFPMWYWCAGYPFTGSLVTYTPRSFSASVVDSGVFPMWYWCAGYPFTGSLVTYTPRSFSASVVDSGVFPMWYWCAGYPFTGSLVTYTPRSFSASVVDSGVFPMWYWCAGYPFTGSLVTYTPRSFSASVVDSGVFPMWYWCAGYPFTGSLVTYTPRSFSASVVDSGVFPMWYWCAGYPFTGSLVTYTPRSFSASVVDSGVFPMWYWCAGYPFTGSLVTYTPRSLSAPVVDSGVLPMWYWCAGYPFTGSLVTYTPRSLSAPVVDSGVLPMWYWCAGYPLPRCKTLDFPSLNCSRHFLIHCCSLEMLSCRKSAVKELSI; this is translated from the exons atgtggtattggtgtgctggatatcccttcactggtagcctggtaacatacactcccaggtctttctctgcctctgtggtggatagtggagtgtttcccatgtggtattggtgtgctggatatcccttcactggtagcctggtaacatacactcccag gtctttctctgcctctgtggtggatagtggagtgtttcccatgtggtattggtgtgctggttatcccttcactggtagcctggtaacatacactcccaggtctttctctgcctctgtggtggatagtggagtgtttcccatgtggtattggtgtgctggttatcccttcactggtagcctggtaacatacactcccaggtctttctctgcctctgtggtggatagtggagtgtttcccatgtggtattggtgtgctggatatcccttcactggtagcctggtaacatacactcccaggtctttctctgcctctgtggtggatagtggagtgtttcccatgtggtattggtgtgctggatatcccttcactggtagcctggtaacatacactcccaggtctttctctgcctctgtggtggatagtggagtgtttcccatgtggtattggtgtgctggatatcccttcactggtagcctggtaacatacactcccaggtctttctctgcctctgtggtggatagtggagtgtttcccatgtggtattggtgtgctggatatcccttcactggtagcctggtaacatacactcccaggtctttgtctgcccctgtggtggatagtggagtgcttcccatgtggtattggtgtgctggatatcccttcactggtagcctggtaacatacactcccaggtctttgtctgcccctgtggtggatagtggagtgcttcccatgtggtattggtgtgctgggtatcccctcccaaggtgcaagacattagattttccttcattgaattgtagcagacactttttgatccattgctGTAGCTTGGAAATgttgtcttgtaggaaatctgcagtcaaggagtTGAGTATATAG